GGGCGCACGCGGCGCCACGTCTGGGCCACGTCGAGCATCGGCTCGTCCTCGTCGACGAAGTTCTTCCAGCCCCAGCCGACGTTCGCGGGGGCGTCCTGGCGGATGACGCCCCACGTGCCGAACTTCGCGCCGGGGCTGCCCTGCCCGTCGACGTGGATGACGGTGGAGAGCTCGGGATGGTCGGTGCGCACCCGGTCGCGGTGGCGGATCATCTGGGTCTGGAACTGGTGCAGCACGAAGACCTTCTGCGGCAGCGCGTGCTTGCGCGTGAGGGCGGCCAGCCAGGCCGAGGTGCGGTTGATCTCGCTCGCGCCGACGTGCCCGATGCGCTGCAGCGGCTTCCCCTTCGGCCCGAGCCGCCACTCGGGGTCGAGGGCCAGGCCGACGTGCGGGCGGCGCAGCAGCGACTCGTACTCCTTGGCCTGGGACAGGAACGACGTGCGCCCCGGCTGGAGGTCGAGGATCACCACGACGCCTGCCTTCTCGGCCGCGTCGACGAGCGGCTCGAGGTCGGACACCTCGGTGCGGGCGGAGTAGTCGCCGTGCGGTCCCTTCGACGCGGCCGCGACGGTCGTGATGATCTCGAAGGCGGGGACGAAGTGCTCGTCCGGCGCGACCTTCCGGTACTTGCGCACGAGCTGGCGGACGCGGGCGACCGAGGCCTTCGGGCCCTGCTCGCCGAGCACGCCGAGCGCCGGCCCGGAGGGGTGCCCGTACATCGCCAGCAGGTGCTTGCCGCGGGTGGCGAACCAGCCACCGCCGACCGTCTGGGCGTTCGCCCGCACGACCCGCACGGCGTAGTCGTCGGCGCCGAGGGCGAGCAGGGGCCCGTCGGGGTCGCGGCGCAGCAGCTTCGCCGAGGGCGCGTGGCGGCGCGGGTCGGTGGCGATGCGCACGAGGTCGGCGTCGCCCAGGTCGGCGATCGCGAGCAGCTCGGGGGACGGCTTCCCGGTGGCGGCGATCGTGGCGCGGGCGGCGCGCTCGATCGGCTCAGCCTTGGCGCCGGCCTCGTCGTCCTCGGCCAGGACGCGGGCGCCGAGCCGCTTCGCCTCGGCCCGCCCCGCGTCGGTGTCCGGCAGTGCCGGCACACCGAGGTCGAGCGCGCGATCGACGGCCGCCTGCGGCTCCTCGGCGGGCACCAGCACGACGGCCGATGCGGACGCGAGCAGGAAGCGCGACGCGGCGACGACGTCGCCGGCCGGCGCCGCGGAGAGCCCGGTCGGCTCGGCGGCCCGGACGGTCTCGGCGTCCGGTCCGGAGTCCTCGCCCTCGCACGCGGTCAGCAGCGTCGTCAGCAGGACGACGGCGCCGGCGGCGGCGAGGAGTCGGCGGAACGGGTGCACCCGGCGACGGTACCCGGCGCCTCGGAACGGCGACACGCTGAGCGCCGCTCGTTATGCTCTGCCGGGTGATGATTCAGGCGACCGACCAGGAGATCGACGGGCTCGCGGGCTTCATGGTCGACCTGATGGACCGGATGGGGCTCTTCGGGGCCGCCCTCGCGGTCGGCCTGGACAACCTCTTCCCCCCGATCCCCAGCGAGATCGTGCTGCCGATGGCGGGCCTGGCCGCGAGCCAGGGCCGCTTCTCGCTCGCCGGCGCGCTGTTCGCCACCACCGCCGGCTCGGTGATCGGCGCCTGCATCATGTACTGGCTCGGGCGCCTCTTCGGACGCGACCGCACCGCGCGGGTGTTCGAGCGGACGCCCCTGCTGAAGGTCCGCGATCTCGAGGTCACCGAGGCCTGGTTCGCCAAGCACGGCACGAAGGCGATCTTCTTCGGCCGGATGGTGCCGATCTTCCGCAGCCTCATCTCGATCCCGGCCGGCGTGGAGCGGATGTCCTTCGGCATCTTCCTGCTGCTGACGACGCTCGGCAGCCTCATCTGGAACTCGATCTTCGTCGGCGCCGGCTACACGCTGGGTGAGAACTGGCACGTCATCGAGCCCTGGGCCGACTGGTTCCAGCGCCTCGTGATCCTGGCCGTCCTCGTGGTCTGCGGCTGGTTCGTCGTCACTCGCGTCCGCGAGCTCCGCGACCCCCGCGAGCGCTGACGCCGCCAGCGGACTCTTCTCACCACGGGCCCCGGCTGGTGCCCGGGGCTTCACGTGGGGTTCACCGCGCTGCCCTTCGATCGAGGGAGGGCGTGGTGGCACGCCCCGGCACCGGTCACGGTGCCGGTCGCACAGTGAGAGGTTCAATCGTGTTCCAAGTTCGCATGCCGGCCCGACGAGGTGTCGGTGCCGTGGGGCTCGCGGTGTCCGCGGTCCTCACGTGGGGGATGACCGCGCCGCTGACGGCGTACGCCGAGCCCACCGCCGCGCAGCAGGGTGCTGCCGCGGCTCGGGCCGCGAGTCCGGTGATCTCGACCGCCGACACCACGTGGCGCTACCTGGAGAACGACACGTTCCCCTCGGCGGGCGACGCTGATGCGCTGGCCTGGACGAAGGCCGGCTTCGACGACGCGGGCTGGAAGTCCGCCAAGGGCACGTTCGGTGGCAAGATCGCCAACGGGGTGCAGTCGCCGGACTACAGCGCCAGCCAGCGGGCCACGACCCAGCTGGAGATGAACGCGCCCGGTCAGGACGTCCGCGTCCGCACCTACTTCTTCCGCGCCGGCTTCGAGATCACGGCGGCCGAGCTGGCCGACCTGGGCCAGTTGCGCGGCAAGCTCGCGTTCGACGACGGCGCGATCGTCTACGTCAACGGGCACGAGGTCTTCCGCGGCGACGTGCCGGCGGGCTCCGAGGGCCTGAGCTACGCCTCCGGCTCGTCGACGAGCCTGGACTCCGGGGAGTTCACGGTGCCGCTCGAGCACCTCGTGGCCGGCGCCAACACGATCGCCGTCGAGGTGCACAACGACCGCGCGAGCAGCTCGGACATCTGGTTCGACCTCTCCGAGCTCACGCCGCTCACGGTCGAGGAGGCCACGGCCAAGCCGTCGCGCATCATCCTGACCCCGACCGAGGACCCGTACACGAGCCAGAACGTGACGTTCCAGGGCGCCACGCTCGAGGACACGACCGGTCGGGTGCAGTTCCGGCCGACGGCCGGCGGGGCGCTCAAGCAGGTGCGCGCACCGCTGCAGCCGAAGTCCGTCAGCAACGACTTCGGGCACTTCTCCGGGACGATCACCGGCCTCAGGCCCGCGACGGAGTACGACTACCGGGTGTCGTCCGGCGGCGCGTGGAGCGCGTGGAAGACCTTCGAGACCGCCGACCACGACGAGAAGGAGTTCTCCTACCTCTACTACGGCGACGCGCAGATCGGCCTGGACACCACGTGGCCGAAGGTCGTCGACGCGGCGCTGGAGAAGGCACCCGAGGCGATCGGGTCGGTGCACGCCGGCGACCTGATCGACACCAGCAGCAACGACACCCAGTGGCAGAACTGGTTCAAGGGCATGGAGGCGGCGGCGGCCACCACCAACGTCTTCGCCGCCCCCGGCAACCACGAGTACTCCGGTGACAAGCTGATGACGGCGTGGAAGGCGCACTTCGAGTACCCGCAGAACAACCCGAACGACTCGACGATCGGGAAGATGGCCGACCTGGCCGTCGGTGACACCGACGTCGCGCGCCAGTACCGGGCGCTGTTCGACCACTGGTCGGACTTCGCGGCCGAGACCGTCTACTACGCCGACTACCAGGACACGCGGTTCATCACGATCAACGCCACCCGCGACAGCGCGTTCCTGACGCCGGACAACCTGCCGACGTGCGCGGCGGCGGAGTGCCCGGTCAACAACCGGTCGAACCTGTGGATCCAGTACCAGGCGGCCTGGCTCGACCACGTCCTGGAGGAGAGCGACAGCAAGTGGAACGTCGTGACGTTCCACCAGCCGGTCTACTCGACCTCGGCGGGCCGCAACGAGCCGGTGCTGCGCGAGCAGTGGGTCCCGGTCTTCGAGAAGCACGACGTCGACCTGGTGCAGATGGGCCACGACCACACGTACGCCCGCGGGTTCAAGGACACCACCGCCACCGCGACCGAGGGCGTGACGGACGGTCCGGTCTACATCGTGTCCAACTCCGGAGCCAAGCACTACGCGCTGGAGACCGACGAGCGCAACGTGTGGACGAACAACGGCGCCACGCAGGTGCAGAAGGCCGCCAACATCACGACCTACCAGGTCGTCGAGGTCGCGGAGGACACCCTGACGTACAAGTCCTACATCGCCGAGATCGCCGGGACGCCGCAGTTCTTCCGCGACGGCGAGCGACTCGCCGCCGACGCGTTCAAGGTGGGCGACCTGTGGGACTCGTTCACGGTGCACAAGACCGACCACGGCCAGAAGGCGGTCGTCGAGGCCGGCGTCGAGGCCCCGGAGTTCGAGGATCTCAACGAGGCTCCGCGGATCACGTCCGACCTGGGGGCCGAGACCGTCGCCCTGCCCGGCGACCGCGTGCGACTCTCGGTGAAGGCCGAGGCCGACCGCGAGCTGTCCTACCAGTGGCAGTCGCGGACCGGGAGCGGCGACTGGTCCGACGTCGAGGACGCCACGGGCGCCACGCTGACGCTCGGCCGGGTCATCGCCGAGGACTTCGGCACCGCCTACCGCGTGGTCGTGACGGCCGGCACCAAGTCGGTGACCTCGACCGAGACGGTCCTGGTCGACGACACCGCTGCGCCGGTCTTCGCGAAGAACCTGCCCGCGACGACCACCGTGAACTCCGGGAAGGACCTGACCCTGCGGGTGAAGGCCACCTCCAACGGCACGGTCCGCTACCGCTGGCAGCAGCGCGCGGGCAGCTCCTGGGTCGACCTGACGGGCCGGACCGGGGAGACGCTCACGCTCCGCCAGGTGCGCGACGATCGCCGGCAGTACCGGGCCGTCGCCACGGCCGGGTCCCACGAGGTCACGTCCGCCGCGACCACCGTGCGGATTCGCCGCCAGGCCACCAGCGTGCGCGTGGGCGGTGCCAGCCTGAAGGCCGGCCAGCGGCCGGTCGTGCAGGTCCGTGGCTCGGTGGCCGGAACCGTGCGGGTCCGCGTGACGGCCGGCAAGCGGAGCTGGAGCACCACCGCGAAGGTCGGCCGGAACTCGGCACGCCGGATCACGCTTGGGTCCGCGCTCCCGCGCGGGCTGAAGGGCCGGGCCACCATCACGGTGACGCTCACGCCGGCCGGCGTCGACCACGCCCCGTCGCGCGTGGTGAAGAAGGTCAAGGTGAAGTCCGTGCGGTGAAGCGGACACCGTCACGCTGACGCCTCGGGGCCGGGCTCGTCCACTGGACGGGTCCGGCCTCGGGCGTTCGTCGATCAGTCGCGCAGCGACGGCGGGACGCCGGCGTTCTCCGCGTCGGCGTCGACGATCTGCTGCTGGAGGCGCCGCAGGTCGGCGCTGGTCCAGCCCTCGGGCTGCAGCACCGAGGCCCAGGCCGCCACGTGCTCGCCGACGAAGTCGTGGCCGTGTCCCGACGGGACCGCCATCCCCACCGCCATGTCGGCCGAGGTCTGCCAGAACGTGACGATCGGGTACCAGCGCATCGCGTTCGCGACGTCGGAGCCGCGCGGTTCGGAGAGCCAGTCGGGCTTGTCCCAGATCAGGTCGGGGCTCCACCAGGTGATCGGGTCGGAGGCGTGCACCAGGTAGAGCAGGTGCGGCCCGTCCCACGGCCGGGTGAGGGGGATGGTCGGACCCCACGGGTCGTTCGTGAAGCGCACCGTGCGCCCGTCGCGGAAGATCGGCTCGATCTCGCGGCTGCCGGGATCGCGCTGCTCGCGGAACTCGGTGAACAGCGCGTTGAACCCCGGGGGCCCGACGAAGAGCCCGCCCGAGGTCCGGTTGCGCAGGTCGGCCTCGCCGCTGAAGGCGGTCTCGAGCGCGAACGACCCCAGGCTCTCGCCGAAGAGGTACAGCCGCGGCCGCTCGTCGGCCGGCAGGGTGCTCCACCGCTCATAGACGGCGTCGAAGAGGGCACGGCCGGCATGGCGCGCCGCCCGTTGATCGACCAGGAACGACACCCAGGACGGCAGGTGGGAGTACTGCATCGACACGATCGCCGAGTCGCCGTCGGTGAGGTACTCGAACGAGTTCGACGCGCTCGGCTCGATGAAGCCCGAGCCCGTCGTCCCGGCCACCAGGAGGTTGGCTCGGTCGAAGCCGCCGGCTCGCTCCAGGTCCTCCACGGCCAGGCGCGCCCGCTCCTCGACGTCCTCGGCATGGGCGGTCCCGGCGTAGGCGCGGATCGGGTCGAGGGCCGGCCGGCCGGTGAACGCCGCGATCTCCTCACCGCTCGGGCCACGCGCCACGAAGCGACGCCCCTGCCGGCCCAGGTCCTCCCAGGCCAGCTCCGATTCCGGGCTGCCCGACCGCAGGGCGCTGGTGGGCGGCTCGAGGGTCGACGAGACCTGCTGGTCCCCGAGCGCGAAGGAGGAGTCCACCGCGGCGATCGCGTTGTCGTAGACCACGCCGCTCAGGGTGAAGAAGGTCAGCACGGCCACCAGGACCACGCCGGTGGCGCGGGCCGCCTGCGCGCCGATCCGCCGGGCCAGGAGGGCCGAGACCCACCGCGCGAGACGGCGCAGTCCGCGGCCCGCCGCGACGAGCAGGGCGAACACGAGCACGGCCACGACCGGCACGGTGATCAGCCGCCACGCGCTCGCGTCCCCCATGCCCATGAGCTCGCGGACCCGGTCCTGCTGGCGCACGCTGAGGACGTCGACGATCCCCAGGGCGACGAGCCCGACGCCGATCGTCCAGCCCCACAGTCGACGGCCCGGCTGCCGCGCCTCGCGGTCGGCGAAGGCGCGCCAGACCCAGGCGAGGGCGACGCCCAGTCCGTACCCGATCGCCGCCGTGACGCCCGTGACCAGTCCTTGGAAGAGGGCCGGCCGGGGGAGCAGTGACGGGGTCAGGGACAGCAGGGCGAAGGCGAAGGCGCCGATGAGGCCCGGCAGCGTGAGCCGGATCCACTCGCGCAGGCGGTCGTGCATGGCCGAAGTCTGACAGGTCGAAGGGATGCTCCGGGCGCGGTAGCGTCAGGAGCATGGCCCATCAGCTCTTCATCGCAGGACAGTGGCGCGACGCCGAGGGCGGCGCGACCTTCGAGGTCGAGAACCCCGCGACGGGGGAGACCCTGGCCACGGTGGCCGACGCCTCCGTGGCCGACGGGAGAGCGGCGCTCGACGCTGCGGTCGCCGCCCAGGCCGACTGGGCGCGGACCGCGCCCCGCGACCGCGGGGAGATCCTGCGGCGCGCCTTCGAGATCATCACCGACCGCGCCGACGAGCTGGCCGAGCAGATGACCGCCGAGATGGGCAAGCCCGTCAGCGAGTCGAAGGCCGAGATCGCCTACGGCGCCGAGTTCTTCCGCTGGTTCGCGGAGGAGTCCGTGCGGATCGCCGGCCGCCACTCCGTCGCCCCGAACGGCGCCACCCGGCTGCTCACGCTGAAGCAGCCCGTGGGCCCGTGCCTGATGATCACGCCGTGGAACTTCCCGCTGGCGATGGGCACCCGCAAGATCGGCCCGGCGATCGCCGCCGGCTGCACGATGGTGGTCAAGCCCGCCTCCCTGACGCCGCTCACGATGCTGAGCCTGGGCGAGATCCTCACCGAGGCCGGCCTGCCCGACGGGGTCCTCAACATCGTCACGACGAAGAGCACCGGCAAGGTGATGGAGCCGATCATCCGTGACCCCCGGCTGCGCAAGCTGACGTTCACCGGCTCCACCGAGGTGGGCCGCTCCCTCATCGAGCAGGCGGCCGAGGGTGTCCTGCGCGTCTCGATGGAGCTCGGCGGCAACGCCCCGTTCCTGGTCTTCGAGGACGCCGACCTGGAGAAGGCGGTCGACGGCGCGATGCTGGCCAAGATGCGCAACATCGGCGAGGCCTGCACCGCCGCGAACCGCTTCATCGTGCACGAGTCGCTCGCGGAGGAGTTCGCCACGCGCTTCGCGAAGCGGATGGAGCAGGCCGAGGTGGGCCCGCTCGTCGAGGCCAAGCAGCGCGACAAGGTGGCCGAGCTGGTCGACGACGCGAAGCAGCACGGCGCCACGGTGCTCACCGGTGGCGAGGTCCCGGACGGTGCGGGCTACCACTACCCGCCCACCGTCCTGACCGGCGTCCCCCGCGAGGCCCGCGTCTGGTGCGAGGAGATCTTCGGGCCGGTCGCGCCGATCTTCACGTTCTCCGACGACGACGAGGCGCTGCGGATGGCCAACGACACCGAGTACGGGCTGGTCGCCTACGCGTTCACGCAGAGCTACTCCCGCGCGATCAAGGTGTACGAGGGCCTGGAGACCGGCATGGTCGGCATCAACCAGGGTGTCGTCTCCAACCCGGCCGCGCCGTTCGGCGGGATGAAGGCGTCGGGCTTCGGTCGCGAGGGCGGCGACGAGGGCATCGAGGAGTACCTCGAGACGAAGTACGTGGGCCTGGCGCCCTGATGCCCTGAACCCGACGCCGCGAGGCGCGCGGGTGCTTCGGACATCGCCTCATGGGACTCGTGTGGCATGCGTCATGACACTTTGGTCCCCCCTGCGTAGTTCTTTGGGACCCTCTTCGAGGGGTCCTGGCCCAGCGGACCCCCAAACCCCAGAAGTTCACAACCGTCACAGGTAATCTCCTCGGCGAGCGGTCTGGAGGGAGTCGGACTCGCTCCTCGGGACCTCAGCAACGACGGGCCAGACCGCACCGGTCGGGCCCGATGTCGTCCTGCCTTCGTGTGCTCTGACGCTCCCATTCTCGAGAGGTCCCGTATTCCATGGCGTTCCGTCTGCACAGCCGGCTGCTCATCTGTGCAACAGCCTTCACCCTGATCGCACTCAGCCTCGCCGGGACCATGACGGTCCTGGCGCCCGCACCGGCCGCCGAGGCTGCACCCGCGCCCGCGTTCGACTGCACCGTTCCGCGCTTCTTCGCCCAGGCGGAGGAGCCGGTGGGCACCGTCAAGCTCAACACCGGCTCGTACACGACCTCGGGTGGTTCCCAGTGGACCCAGATCGGAGCGAACTACACCGGCGCGAACGTGTTCAACGCGCTGGCGTTCAACCCGACCGACGAGTACCTCTACGGAACGTTCTACGGACAGACCTCGGGCGCGAACGTCCGTGGCTCCCTCGTCCGCATCAACCGCTCGGGTGCCGTGACGCCCCTCGGCGACGCGACCACGGCGCTCGGCGCGCCCGCGAGCACCCTGTGGGACAGCGGCGAGTTCGACTCCAGCGGCAACTACTACGTCGCCTCGGGCAACGCCGGCACGACGACGATCCAGAGGATCGCCGGCCTGAAGAACGTCACGAGCACCTCGAGCACCCCGCGTCCGACGCGCACGACGATCACCCTCTCGCGGAACATCCGCTTCGCCGACCTGACGTTCCTCAAGGGCTACCTGTGGGCCGCCAACTACGGTCAGGCGTCGGAGCTCTATCGCATCAACCCCTCCACCGGTGCCGTCACGACCTTCACGGTGCCGACCAGCATCATGCCGACCAACTCGTACGGCTCGGCCTTCACGATGACGAACGGCAACCTCGCGCTCATCGCGACCAACGGCTTCATGTACCAGATCGCGATCCGCAACGCCGACCAGGCGACGCCGACGTTCGAGCTGATCAGCCGCGTGACCGCTCCGGCGAACCAGCGCAGCGACGCGACGAACTGCGCCACCGCCCTGGAGTCCAAGCTCAGCGTGACCAAGACCGGCCCCGCCACGGTGGTCGTCGGCAAGACCATCACGTGGCGCGTCGTGGTGAAGAACGAGGGCCCGGGCAACACGTCGGGCTTCGTCCTCAACGACGTGCTCCCGAACAACCTCGCCAACGTCAGCGTGACCAGCACCGACACGTCGTGCGTCGTGACCGGCACCACGCAGAAGATCGCCACCTGCAACGGCGGCTACCTCGAGGTCGGCGCCGAGGCGGTCGTCAACGTCAGCGCCACCGCGCCCTCCACCCCGGGCCCGCTGATCAACAGGGCCCAGGCGATCGGCAACGAGGATCCGGACCCGGCCCCGCCGGCCACGGCGGAGACCCAGGTCGTCATCGCCACCGAGGTCAACGTCCCGGCCACGGTCACCGACTCGTCGAACGGCACGTACGACCGCACCTCGGCGAAGGGCGGCACGATCGCCTACGCCGGCGGCCGCTACACCTACACGCCCCCGGCGGGCTTCTCCGGCTCGGACTCCTTCACGTACCGCGCCGCCGACGGAACTCTCGTGACCGTCCTGGTCCAGGTCACGCCCCAGGCCGACCCCGACACCCGGACGACGCAGACGGGGGTCCCGGTCCAGGTCTCGGCAGCCGCCCTCGAGGCGCTCGGCCGGGGCACGGACCTCACGCTCGTCGGCGTCGGTTCGCCCGAGCACGGAACGGTCGCCCTGGACCAGGGCGTCGTGACCTACACGCCGGCGGCCGGATTCTCCGGGACCGGCAGCTTCACCTACACGCTGCGGGACGCCTCCGACCAGGAGGTCACCCAGACGATCACCGTGACGGTGACCAACGTCTTCAGCGACGAGACCGCCGTCGAGGACGGCGTGACGACGCCGCAGAACACCGCGAAGAAGATCCCCCTGGACGACGTCGTCTCCCCGTCGGGCCGGCCGCTCGACCCGACGAAGGTCACGGTCCCCGGTGCTCCCGAGCACGGCGACGTGACGGTGGATCCGGTGACGGGTGAGCTGACCTACACGCCGGATGCCGGGTACACCGGTGACGACGAGTTCGACGTGCGCGTGTGTGACACGTCCGCCCCGGTCCAGTGCACGACGGTCACGATCACCGTCACGGTGTCGCCCAACACGGTGACGGCTGACGACGACTCGGCCACGACGCCGGTTGAGACGCCCCGGACGATCAACGTTCGTGGCAACGACGACAGCGCCTCGGGCCAGCCGTTCGCGGCGCCGACGGTGACGACGGCTCCTGCGCACGGCACCGCTGTGGTGGAGTCCGACGGCCGGATCACCTACACCCCGGCAGCGGGCTTCTCGGGTGAGGACACGTTCCAGTACCGCGTGTGCGACACCTCCACGCCGACCGCGGCGTGCGACACCGCCACCGTGACGGTCACCGTGACCAACGTCTTCAGCGAGGAGACGGCCGCGGAGGACGGTGTGACGACCCGCCAGAACACGGCGAAGGACATCCCGCTGGACGACGTGGTCTCCGCGACGGGCAAGCCGCTCGACCCGACCAAGGTCACCGTCACCGAGGACCCGAGCCACGGCGACGTGACGGTCGACCCGACCACGGGTGAGCTGACCTACACGCCGGATGCCGGCTACGTCGGTGACGACGAGTTCGATGTCCGCGTGTGCGACACGTCCGACCCGGTCCAGTGCACGACGGTCACGATCACCGTCACGGTCGGCGCGAACACCGTGACCGCCGATGACGACTCGGCTACGACTCCTGTCGAGACGCCCCGGACGATCAACGTCCGCGGTAACGACGACAGCGCCTCGGGCCAGTCGCTCGCGGCGCCGACGGTGACGACGGCTCCGGCGCACGGCACCGCCGTGGTGGAGTCCGACGGCCGCATCACCTACACGCCCGAGGCGGGCTTCTCCGGTGAGGACACGTTCCAGTACCGCGTGTGCGACACGTCGGCGCCCACCGCGGCGTGCGACACCGCCACCGTGACGGTCACCGTGACGAACGTCTTCAGCGGCGAGACCGCGGTCGAGGACGGCGTCTCGACCCCGCAGAACACGCCGAAGGACATCCCCCTCGACGACGTGGTCTCGCCGACGGGCCAGCCGCTCGATCCCACCACGGTCACCATCCCCGAGGGTCCCGACCACGGTGAGGTGACGGTCGATCCGGTCACGGGTGAGCTGACCTACACGCCGGATCCGGGCTACTCCGGCGACGACGAGTTCGACGTGCGCGTGTGCGACACCTCGAACCCGGCCCAGTGCACCACCGTCACGATCTCGGTCACGGTCGGTGCGAACACCGTCGAGGCCTTCGACGACATCGCGACCACCTCGGTGGAGACGCCGATCGCGGTGCTGGTCCGCCAGAACGACACGTCGCTCTCGGGCCAGGCGCTCGCGCTGCCGTCCGTGACGACGGCTCCGGCGCACGGCACTGCCTCCATCACGCTGGACGGACGCATCGTCTACACGCCGGAGGACGGGTTCTCGGGTGAGGACACGTTCGAGTACCGCCTGTGCGACACCTCGTCGCCCACGCCGGTGTGCGACACCGCCGCGGTGACGGTCACCGTGACGAACGTCTTCGCCGAGGAGTCGGCCGCGGAGGATGGCGTGAAGACGCCGCAGAACACCGCCAAGGACATCCCGCTCGCTGACGTGGTGTCGTCGACGGGCCAGCCCGTCGACCCCACGAAGGTCACGGTCTCCGGGGAGCCGAACCACGGCGAGGTCACGGTCGACCCGACCACGGGCGAGCTGACCTACACCCCCGACGACGGGTACACCGGCGACGACGAGTTCGACGTGCGCGTCTGCGACACCTCGAACCCGGTCCAGTGCACCACCGTCACGATCA
This genomic interval from Aeromicrobium choanae contains the following:
- a CDS encoding Ig-like domain-containing protein, translated to MAFRLHSRLLICATAFTLIALSLAGTMTVLAPAPAAEAAPAPAFDCTVPRFFAQAEEPVGTVKLNTGSYTTSGGSQWTQIGANYTGANVFNALAFNPTDEYLYGTFYGQTSGANVRGSLVRINRSGAVTPLGDATTALGAPASTLWDSGEFDSSGNYYVASGNAGTTTIQRIAGLKNVTSTSSTPRPTRTTITLSRNIRFADLTFLKGYLWAANYGQASELYRINPSTGAVTTFTVPTSIMPTNSYGSAFTMTNGNLALIATNGFMYQIAIRNADQATPTFELISRVTAPANQRSDATNCATALESKLSVTKTGPATVVVGKTITWRVVVKNEGPGNTSGFVLNDVLPNNLANVSVTSTDTSCVVTGTTQKIATCNGGYLEVGAEAVVNVSATAPSTPGPLINRAQAIGNEDPDPAPPATAETQVVIATEVNVPATVTDSSNGTYDRTSAKGGTIAYAGGRYTYTPPAGFSGSDSFTYRAADGTLVTVLVQVTPQADPDTRTTQTGVPVQVSAAALEALGRGTDLTLVGVGSPEHGTVALDQGVVTYTPAAGFSGTGSFTYTLRDASDQEVTQTITVTVTNVFSDETAVEDGVTTPQNTAKKIPLDDVVSPSGRPLDPTKVTVPGAPEHGDVTVDPVTGELTYTPDAGYTGDDEFDVRVCDTSAPVQCTTVTITVTVSPNTVTADDDSATTPVETPRTINVRGNDDSASGQPFAAPTVTTAPAHGTAVVESDGRITYTPAAGFSGEDTFQYRVCDTSTPTAACDTATVTVTVTNVFSEETAAEDGVTTRQNTAKDIPLDDVVSATGKPLDPTKVTVTEDPSHGDVTVDPTTGELTYTPDAGYVGDDEFDVRVCDTSDPVQCTTVTITVTVGANTVTADDDSATTPVETPRTINVRGNDDSASGQSLAAPTVTTAPAHGTAVVESDGRITYTPEAGFSGEDTFQYRVCDTSAPTAACDTATVTVTVTNVFSGETAVEDGVSTPQNTPKDIPLDDVVSPTGQPLDPTTVTIPEGPDHGEVTVDPVTGELTYTPDPGYSGDDEFDVRVCDTSNPAQCTTVTISVTVGANTVEAFDDIATTSVETPIAVLVRQNDTSLSGQALALPSVTTAPAHGTASITLDGRIVYTPEDGFSGEDTFEYRLCDTSSPTPVCDTAAVTVTVTNVFAEESAAEDGVKTPQNTAKDIPLADVVSSTGQPVDPTKVTVSGEPNHGEVTVDPTTGELTYTPDDGYTGDDEFDVRVCDTSNPVQCTTVTITVTVGANAVEAADDSATTPVETPRTINVRGNDDSASGQPFAAPTVTTAPAHGTAVVESDGRITYTPEADFSGEDTFQYRVCDTSTPTAACDTATVTVTVENVFSDESAVEDGVSTPHNTAEKITLDDVVSSSGRALDPTKVTVPVAPEHGTVTVDPVTGGLTYTPQTGYAGDDEFEVRVCDTSAPVQCTTVTITVTVEANTVTADDDSATTPVETARTINVRGNDDSASGQPFAAPTVTTAPAHGSAVVESDGRITYTPEAGFSGEDTFEYRVCDTSTPTAVCDTATVTVTVTNVFTEETAVEDGVATPQNTPKDIPLDDVVSPSGQPLDPTTVTIPEGPEHGEVTVDPVTGELTYTPDPGYSGDDEFEVRVCDTSSPAQCTTVTIGVEVSANAVAAADDSATTALGTEVDVDVTDNDSSASGQDLAHPTVTTAPAHGTAVVDSDGKVTYTPEAGFSGEDTFEYRVCDTSTPTAVCDTATVTVTVTNAFTNAPAVSDGVETDQDEALTVPLADIVSSAGAALDPESVEVIGRAAHGDVTVDAQTGAVTYTPDDGYSGDDAFDLRVCDTSKPVQCHTVTIPVKVRANTVVTGDDKATTREGRPVVVQVEGNDTSRTGRPLTAARVTAQPKNGVAEVLQDGTVRYTPRKGFVGTDSFEYERCDDSTPVPVCDTATVTVDVTAAPEAPAEPGDDPDVAGDDESVDGSDEGGDEKGDDRASDGSPLADTGSDATLGALAGGLGALALGALAIVMARRRRA